The Pseudomonadota bacterium DNA window TCAATAATTATAATGAAAATGTGCAAAAATATAACAAGTGCATTGGTTCTCGTTAGAAATATTTAAACTTAAGAGCCTCCTGCAAAACTATTGACCTTTCTGTAAGGATGCCGGTGGAGTAGCCCCCGTTTTAGACAGGAACATCCTTCACTTATTATCGCCCTTTCCTTAATGCCGTTGCTTCATTGAATATCATTAGCCCCCATCTGCTCCCATCTTTCCTTTGTCCCTGGATGCGGACCCTTGAGGCTATCAAATGTTTTCTGCCGGGTCAGTAGTTGCCATCGATCACCTCCGCAAGCACTCCATGACATTGTTTCGGATGTAAGAATGCAAAGTACCTTTTCAACTCCCTGGCAAACCGTGGTTCCCGATCAATTAGTCCTGCCCCGTTTCTTTTGAGCAGTTCGAGCGATTCAATGGTGTTATCTACGTTGATTGAGAGCACCATAATACCTTCACCGTGTTTATCAATAAACTTCGCAACCTCGCCTGTTCCATCCATGTCTTCCATAATTTCAAGAGCTGTTTGACCCATCATGTAATACGCTACGTTGATTTTCTCGTCATAATCAGAATAACGTCCATCGACTTGCCATCCGAAAGCCTGCCTGAAATCTTCTTCAGCCTCCTTAAGGTCTTTGACAGCTATGCTGATATGGTCAATATAATTTGTTTTCAACTTTTCCGGCATTTTTCCTCCCTGTTTTCCAGTAATATTTTACCTTTATTGTGATTCTTTTGAGAAATTTTTTCGTTGGAGGAGAGAATCATCTGTTAACACGGGGCGGCATTATAAGCATTCGGTCAGCCTATCGTTTAAAAAATTTATTAGCACTGTTAGAATAATGCTAAGCACCGCCATGGATTTAATAGGAATAAATATTTTGCTCCGCTCAGTCTCAATACGTATATCGCCTGGCAATTTACCGAACCAATTCAAAAGCCAGGGAGCGAAGTGCAGTATTATCCCTATTACGACTAATATTAATCCTGCTGTTATTATCCAACGTCCCATTGTTCCCCTGTGCAGTTAAAAACTTAGTCTTTTGAATCCCTTTTTACGATAAAAGCTAATACGGGTGCGTGGAAACCCCTGCCTTGAGCATACAATGTCGTTATATGCAATTCAGGCTCACATGTTTTATTAAATGTCAGGTTGCTTTTATATATTGGAGTAATCCTGCTGTTACACAACCATTCCTTTTTAAGAAAATCGTGCGATGTTATAGATATAAAGAGCTGAAAATGGTCTTTATATATTCGGGAAACATTAGGGGAAACAGGGCTGCAAAGAATAAACATTATAATGAAATGGGCGATAAATCTTATCATTTTGAAGTTTTTCTTATTGGCACAAATTGTTTTTTATCCCATCTATACCTTACGGTTACGTTTTTCCCGCTGGTATTATCATAATATGTGAACACTAAAAACCCTTTCTCAATACTAATTAAATCTGTCGAGTTATGTCTGTTGGGCGGAGACACAAAAAATCCGCCGGCGCCTTTTATCCGGAGAGGTGAAACAATACCGTCAGGGTTAACGGTAAACAGCCTGAAGTAATTGCCATTGCAAGAACCATATTGGCCGAGGTTAAAGTCGATCTGTCCGTCCATATTGTAATCTTTAAAAACAAGTGAAAATTCCGGTGTCCAGAAGCTCAATGGCTCGGGATCTTTTTCATCAGAAAGCGCCAAATCGTTAAGTGACTGTTTTGATAAAACAACATTACCTTTCCTGACCTGAATTGTAAAATAACCCTCCCATTTTTCACCATTTCCGCACCATTCTTCCCTATCGTCATAGCGCTCCCCTCTCTCAAGAATAATCTCTATCTTCTCTTTTTGCCCGTCATTATCAATGTCAAACCAGGATTCGGAAATGACGACAGGCCGGGAGGTAAGGACATCGGATTGGGCATGAGAAGCCATGTCCATAC harbors:
- a CDS encoding VOC family protein yields the protein MPEKLKTNYIDHISIAVKDLKEAEEDFRQAFGWQVDGRYSDYDEKINVAYYMMGQTALEIMEDMDGTGEVAKFIDKHGEGIMVLSINVDNTIESLELLKRNGAGLIDREPRFARELKRYFAFLHPKQCHGVLAEVIDGNY
- a CDS encoding DUF2905 domain-containing protein, which gives rise to MGRWIITAGLILVVIGIILHFAPWLLNWFGKLPGDIRIETERSKIFIPIKSMAVLSIILTVLINFLNDRLTECL